CTATCATTTCTTATGGCGCTGGCGTACATTGGGCTTTGGAAGTTTTGGAAAAAAACCCACATATTTCTGCCGATTTAATAGACTTGCGCACCCTAGTGCCTTTGGATAAAGAAAGTATTTTTTCTTCTGTTAAGAAGACCGCTAGGGTTATTGTCTTGCATGAAGATTGTGAAGTTGGTGGTTTTGGTGCCGATATATCGGCACTGATTAGCGAGGAATGTTTTGAATATTTGGACGCACCCGTTATGCGATCTGCCAGTTTAAATACAGCCGTACCATTTGCCAAAAACTTGGAAGATAACTTCTTAGCCAAGAAAAGCTTTGAGCAAAAACTAAATCACTTGTTGAGTTATTGAGAATAATTTGTAAATTGTCAATTCATTTAAACACAAAAAAATATGAAAGGATTAATAGTATTTAGTTTCACTTTATTATCGTTTATTTCTCTAGCACAATCTAGTTCAGACGATATTTTAAGACGTGCTGAAGTGATGCCTGTTTTTCAACAATGTGAAGACGAGCGTTATGCCGATGCACCATACCCATGCACTATGAAGCAATTGTCTGACCACATTAAAAATGCAGTGGTATTAGAAGAAACTACAGGAAAAATTACCAAATGCGTTGTTTCGCTAGTAGTAGAAAAAGACGGTAGTGTTTCTGGTGTTCAATTGCTAAGAGGCGTGTTTGTAAATGCTGATAACGAGCAAGACAAACTAGCTTTAGAAATTAAACTGAATACTATGATTACAGAAACCGTAGAAGGACTTAACTTTGTAATGCCAGCTTATCAGAATGGTGAAAAAGCTAGAGTAATGCTACAATTCTCAGCTTCTGTAAATTACTAATATATTTTTCAAAATACAGACAAAAGACCACCTCAAAGGTGGTCTTTTTTTTTGTGTCCAATTTTTGTAGATTTACTCATGTTATAAAAACAACTATGAAAAACAGGCAGGAGTGCCTTTAATAACTCGAAAATCTTAAAGCAGTAATTCATCAAATTTTTAAATTATGAAAAAATTATTATTTCTCATTTCCGTCATTTTTTTGCATTTATCGACTGTTAAAGCTCAAGAATTGGATACTATTCCAGAATCAACTAATAAAATTACAGTAGGTATCTTGCAGGCTGGAGGTTCCATTGTTGGCTACGATTTTGAGACATTGATATCTGAAAATATTGGTATTACTGTTGGTGCAGGATTCCTAGCCTATGGTGCTTCTTTACACTATCATTTTAAGCCGTCTGTAAGTTCTTCCTCATTGGCTTTCAATTATTTGCATCAAGGGATAGGAGGTAGTTATGTTCAAAGTATTTTAGGACCTTCTTATGTGTTTAAAATCAGTAAATATTTTAGTGGTCAGTTTGGAGTTGGAGGTATTGTAGGTAAAGGCCCACAATTTGATGAAGCCTATAAGAATACACAAGAACCAAACGTCGTATTTATTTACAGCTTAGGAGTGTATTTTTAGTCTAATTACTTTCCCCCGCTAGTGCGAGCATCCTGCTGGTGCTATTAAAAAAGCGACCGAAGTCGCTTTTAGAATTATTTCATACCGAATAATTTCTTTTCTACGATGATATCACTCACACCATCGGGCACACCGTCTTGCCAACCGTCTTGTTTCTTCTTTATTTTGTACAAGATATCTCTAGAGAAAATCTGCAGAACGTTTTTCTTAAAGTCAAGGTCTTTAATTCTTCCGTTGGTGAGTAAATAGTCGTACAAGGGTCTCAATCGTCTGTGAATAGGAATATTCTTACTATTCAACAGGGTATCCTCAGCACCTGCTTGGTAAGGGTAGAGGTATATTTTTAAATCTCTAGTAAAGAGGATGCCAAAAGCTTCTAGTATTCCACCATTGAGATTGCGGTAATATTTGTCATCAAAAATTTCTAATAGGTTGTTTACACCAATAATTAAGCCCATACGTGCTTTGGTGTAATTGGAAAAATATTCTATCAGCTTATAATACTTTCTGTAATTGGAGATGAGTACGGTATGTCCTAAAGAACACAGTATGTCGGCTCTATCTAAGAAATCCTTTTCATCAATATCGCCTTCCATTTTCAGATTGCTCAATGTGATTTCAAAGAGGAGTTGTACATTGTCTTTCTTTACTTTATTTTCTTCAATGAAAGCCTTATAACCGTTTTCCATCATGTCCATATTGACCTTAGTAACTGGTCTGAAACTACCTCGTATAGTAAGGATGTTTTTCTTGTAAAGAACATCAGAAGGTTGTTGGTTTTTGCCATCGGGGCCAAAGATAACGGCATCGGTCATGTTTTCTTTTACTAGCGTAAGACTAAGTAAGCGGTTATCTACATCTTCAAAGTCTGGACCTTCCATATGTATCATGTCCATTTCCACATTATCTCTAGTGAGGTTGTCGTAAATGGATTGTATGAGTTTCTTAGGTTCGTTGTAGTGATTGAAACAGCCGTAAATAAGATTAGTACCCATGATACCAATAGTTTCTTGTTGTAGCTTGGCATCGTTGTCGTTCAGTCTAACGTGGAAAATCACCTCGTTATATCCTTTATTTGGATCGGTCTGAAAGCGACAACCCATCCAGCCGTGACCTTTTACCGTTTTAGAATAATTAATGGTCGCTAAGGTATTGGCAAAGGTGAAGTATTTTTTATCGGGGTGTTCGCTTCTTTGAAGTCGGCTCTCTATAAGTCCATATTCTTGGTTAAGTATCTTTTTAAGTCGAGAGCGAGAAACATATCGACCATCTATCTCTTTGCCATAGATGGCATCGCTAAAGTCTTTATCGTATGCCGACATGGTTTTGGCAATGGTACCAGAGGCACCACCTGCTCTGAAGAAATGCCTAACGACTTCTTGTCCAGCTCCAATTTCTGCAAAAGTCCCGTAGATGGCACTATCAAGGTTGATTTGGAGAGCCTTCTGGGTCGGGGATAAGACAACTGCTTTTTTCATACTTAGATACTTTACAGCAAATGTAAAAACAGAATGTTAAATAACAACTATAATAATCTTATTTTTAGGCAAAATTTTAAAAACGAATGAAAATCACTTTTTTAGGAACAGGAACTTCTCAGGGTGTGCCAGTTATTGCATGTGATTGCGAAGTGTGTTTGTCTGATAATCCTAAGGATAAAAGATTGCGTACCTCGGTAATGATTGAAAGCGACAACACAACGGTTGTTATCGATACAGGTCCAGATTTTCGTCAGCAAATGCTTAGAGAAAACGTTCAAAAGGTAGATGCTGTAGTCTATACTCACGAACATAAGGACCATGTGGCAGGTATGGACGATGTGAGAGCTTTTAATTTTAAGTTCAAGGTCGATATGCCTATATATGCTAGCCAAAAGGTGCAGGAGGC
This Flavobacteriales bacterium DNA region includes the following protein-coding sequences:
- a CDS encoding TonB-dependent receptor — encoded protein: MKKAVVLSPTQKALQINLDSAIYGTFAEIGAGQEVVRHFFRAGGASGTIAKTMSAYDKDFSDAIYGKEIDGRYVSRSRLKKILNQEYGLIESRLQRSEHPDKKYFTFANTLATINYSKTVKGHGWMGCRFQTDPNKGYNEVIFHVRLNDNDAKLQQETIGIMGTNLIYGCFNHYNEPKKLIQSIYDNLTRDNVEMDMIHMEGPDFEDVDNRLLSLTLVKENMTDAVIFGPDGKNQQPSDVLYKKNILTIRGSFRPVTKVNMDMMENGYKAFIEENKVKKDNVQLLFEITLSNLKMEGDIDEKDFLDRADILCSLGHTVLISNYRKYYKLIEYFSNYTKARMGLIIGVNNLLEIFDDKYYRNLNGGILEAFGILFTRDLKIYLYPYQAGAEDTLLNSKNIPIHRRLRPLYDYLLTNGRIKDLDFKKNVLQIFSRDILYKIKKKQDGWQDGVPDGVSDIIVEKKLFGMK